One window of Clostridia bacterium genomic DNA carries:
- a CDS encoding glycosyltransferase family 4 protein: MDKEIFLVEDGGFGGWALHAFVICTALKEQGIDVHLLTNKEYEFDSFEKNFKVSKIFEPIKKREKQSKAVWLLNRFYVYYTNTKKLLDFLKDKSNYIVHFYSSNYFLNGPANSLLPRDVKVVSNIHDVEPHYNKGTYYMKLQGFLTRKALVRANKLIVFTNEGVRELLQKTGGEKKVAFVEHGQVYLPGAFSKTQAAEYKPSSKLRCLCFGSLRPNKGFEVLLQSVAEMNDAEKQMLEVKIVGQAEDPSYYNTLAGFLKDNGLETCVDLQNRYVDISEIHTCFKDIDLVILPYTHFHSQSGVIYLAHSFGIPVLVTDLAGLKEHIEKTSAGFMVRHSDAHSLKNELVRIASEPSQLVEKREYVKKYMKTALDGWKLISREYQKIYESV, from the coding sequence TTGGATAAGGAAATATTTCTAGTAGAAGACGGCGGCTTCGGAGGTTGGGCGCTGCACGCTTTTGTTATTTGTACTGCACTGAAAGAGCAGGGTATAGATGTACACCTGCTTACAAACAAGGAATATGAATTTGACAGCTTTGAAAAAAACTTTAAGGTATCGAAGATTTTTGAACCCATAAAGAAGAGAGAAAAGCAAAGTAAAGCGGTCTGGCTGCTAAACAGATTTTATGTGTACTATACAAATACAAAAAAACTTCTTGACTTTTTGAAAGATAAGAGTAACTATATAGTCCATTTTTATTCGTCAAACTACTTTCTCAACGGGCCTGCAAACAGTCTTCTTCCCAGGGATGTAAAGGTTGTATCAAACATACATGACGTGGAACCTCACTACAATAAAGGTACATATTATATGAAGCTTCAGGGATTTCTCACCAGAAAAGCACTGGTAAGAGCCAACAAGCTGATTGTGTTTACCAATGAAGGTGTCCGGGAGCTGTTGCAAAAAACAGGAGGGGAGAAAAAAGTAGCATTTGTTGAGCATGGACAAGTTTATCTTCCGGGAGCTTTTTCCAAAACACAGGCAGCGGAGTATAAACCCTCCTCTAAACTAAGGTGTCTTTGCTTTGGTTCATTGCGTCCCAATAAGGGTTTTGAGGTTTTGCTCCAATCTGTTGCAGAAATGAATGATGCAGAAAAGCAAATGCTTGAAGTAAAAATTGTCGGCCAAGCAGAAGATCCCTCATACTATAACACCCTGGCCGGCTTTTTAAAGGATAACGGGCTGGAAACCTGTGTGGATCTGCAGAACAGATATGTGGATATCTCTGAAATCCATACATGTTTTAAGGATATTGACCTTGTAATATTGCCCTATACGCACTTTCATTCGCAAAGCGGTGTAATATATCTTGCTCACTCTTTTGGAATACCTGTACTGGTTACAGACCTGGCAGGGCTGAAGGAGCATATAGAAAAAACCTCTGCCGGCTTTATGGTACGTCATTCTGATGCACACAGCCTGAAAAACGAGCTGGTCAGGATTGCCTCTGAGCCATCTCAGCTAGTTGAAAAGAGGGAATATGTAAAAAAATATATGAAAACAGCCCTGGACGGCTGGAAATTAATATCAAGAGAATATCAGAAGATTTATGAGAGCGTATAA
- a CDS encoding glycosyltransferase family 2 protein — protein sequence MDISVVIVTYNNRDLVTDTIASLYKSRCSCAFEVIVVDNDSVDHTASAVEHSYPNVKVIRSSKNLGFSRANNIGISKASGKYILLLNPDVIMFDDVLDKMVRFMDQNPDCGASSCKLLNPNGSLQYSVRRFAGFVDILLCRTPLKKFVPEAVRNKVDHYYLMKDWDHNEIMEVDWFLGAFMLLRKEALQKVGGLNEKFFMYFEDVDLCYRIRKEGYKVMYYHSPSIVHIYSQDSVKSFGKMSLVHLSSCFKFYMSHIKLLFHSLYFINNNQHKEEMSSL from the coding sequence ATGGATATCTCAGTAGTAATAGTTACATATAATAACAGGGATCTTGTAACAGACACAATAGCCTCCCTATATAAAAGCAGGTGCAGCTGCGCCTTTGAAGTCATTGTCGTAGATAATGACTCGGTGGATCACACCGCATCGGCAGTCGAGCACAGCTATCCCAATGTGAAAGTAATAAGAAGCAGCAAAAATCTGGGGTTTTCCAGAGCAAACAACATAGGCATATCGAAAGCCTCCGGCAAATATATCTTACTGCTGAACCCTGATGTAATTATGTTTGATGATGTATTGGACAAAATGGTCAGGTTTATGGATCAAAATCCCGACTGCGGTGCGTCATCCTGCAAACTCCTGAATCCGAACGGATCTTTGCAGTATTCCGTAAGGAGATTTGCAGGCTTTGTTGATATACTCCTGTGCAGAACTCCTTTAAAGAAATTTGTTCCTGAGGCTGTAAGAAACAAAGTGGACCATTACTATCTCATGAAGGATTGGGATCATAATGAAATTATGGAAGTGGATTGGTTTTTAGGTGCCTTCATGCTGTTGAGGAAGGAAGCACTGCAGAAAGTAGGCGGCCTGAACGAAAAGTTTTTTATGTATTTTGAGGATGTAGACCTGTGTTACCGTATCCGCAAAGAAGGCTATAAGGTAATGTATTACCATAGTCCCAGCATTGTTCATATCTATAGCCAGGATAGTGTAAAAAGCTTTGGAAAGATGTCGCTAGTCCACTTATCCAGCTGCTTTAAGTTCTATATGTCACATATTAAGCTGTTATTTCACTCCCTATATTTTATAAACAATAATCAGCACAAGGAGGAAATGAGTTCATTATGA
- a CDS encoding glycosyltransferase family 4 protein: MKIGFISNRETTDIKSWSGTLFYLFKTLEKEYEVECVYIRDNLLEFLYLKLMYFFYNKIAGRNISPEHTFLYAKLKSYKLDTYLKTKQSCFDVLFAPIGCQVIAFAKTKIPIIYLSDATFASMIDYYPEYTNLPSWNVRQGNYIEAQAIMKSDKIIFSSDWAMESAVNNYHADRSKLYVIPFGANIDDQFLEEDFQKEKDRLKLLFIGVNYLRKGGGIAVKTANEIKNRGFECEISIIGCAPDERHYKDEGVKIIGFLNKNNSKDAERLTAEMKSSHFLILPTKAECAGIVFCEASCYGVPNITYDTGGIANYVENNINGFRLPLEADEKQFADKILEFFQEGIYEDISSSSRLKYKRELNWDTWLRKFKTVFNN, encoded by the coding sequence ATGAAAATCGGCTTTATAAGCAATCGGGAAACAACTGATATTAAGTCCTGGTCCGGAACGTTATTCTATCTGTTTAAAACTTTGGAAAAGGAGTATGAAGTTGAGTGTGTATATATAAGAGATAATCTCCTAGAGTTTTTGTACTTAAAGTTAATGTACTTTTTTTACAATAAAATAGCCGGAAGGAACATATCGCCCGAGCACACTTTTCTTTACGCAAAGTTAAAGAGTTATAAGCTTGATACATATCTGAAGACAAAACAAAGTTGCTTTGATGTGCTCTTTGCCCCCATAGGGTGTCAGGTAATTGCTTTTGCCAAAACGAAAATTCCGATAATCTATCTTTCAGATGCTACTTTTGCATCTATGATAGACTATTACCCCGAGTATACAAATCTTCCTTCATGGAATGTCAGGCAGGGTAATTACATAGAAGCACAGGCTATTATGAAATCAGACAAGATAATATTCAGCTCGGACTGGGCAATGGAAAGTGCTGTTAATAATTATCATGCAGACAGATCAAAGCTATATGTCATTCCTTTTGGTGCCAACATTGACGACCAATTTCTTGAAGAAGACTTCCAAAAGGAAAAGGACAGGCTGAAATTACTTTTTATAGGCGTAAATTACTTGCGGAAAGGCGGCGGTATAGCTGTTAAAACTGCAAATGAAATAAAAAACCGCGGTTTTGAATGCGAAATCAGTATTATAGGATGTGCCCCTGATGAAAGGCATTACAAAGATGAAGGCGTAAAAATAATAGGTTTCCTGAATAAAAACAATTCCAAAGACGCAGAGAGGCTGACAGCAGAAATGAAAAGCTCCCATTTCCTCATTCTGCCGACAAAAGCGGAGTGTGCGGGTATAGTCTTTTGTGAAGCTTCCTGCTATGGTGTGCCCAATATAACTTATGATACAGGCGGCATAGCAAACTATGTGGAAAACAATATAAACGGTTTCAGGCTTCCTTTGGAAGCGGACGAAAAGCAATTTGCAGATAAAATACTTGAATTCTTTCAGGAAGGAATTTATGAGGATATCAGTTCTTCATCAAGATTGAAGTACAAACGCGAATTGAACTGGGATACGTGGCTGCGCAAATTCAAAACGGTATTCAATAATTAG
- the rfbA gene encoding glucose-1-phosphate thymidylyltransferase RfbA: MKGIILAGGAGTRLHPLTLAVSKQLLPIYDKPMIYYPLSVLMLAGIKEILIISTPRDLVLFKYLLKDGSHLGVKLEYKVQEQPRGLAEAFIIGSDFIGNDSVALVLGDNVFYGQSFSSTLDKAVSRLDSATIFGYYVKDPTAYGVVEFDQDGNVLSIEEKPKKPKSHYAVPGLYFYTNEVIEITKNLKPSARGELEITDVNTEFLKRNKLKVEIMGRGMAWFDTGTYQGLLEAGNFVEAVQKRQGLYIACVEEIAYIKGFIGKEQLLSLASNLDKTDYGTYLKELAV; encoded by the coding sequence ATGAAAGGAATAATACTGGCAGGCGGTGCAGGTACCCGCCTTCATCCTTTGACACTTGCAGTATCAAAACAGCTGCTACCTATATACGACAAACCGATGATATATTACCCACTGTCCGTCCTGATGCTTGCAGGTATAAAGGAAATATTGATTATATCTACTCCAAGAGACCTTGTTCTTTTCAAATACCTGCTAAAAGACGGAAGCCACCTTGGAGTAAAGCTTGAATACAAGGTTCAGGAACAGCCTCGCGGCCTCGCTGAAGCATTCATAATTGGCAGCGACTTTATCGGTAACGATTCGGTAGCATTAGTGCTGGGGGATAACGTCTTTTACGGACAAAGCTTCAGCAGTACGCTTGATAAGGCTGTATCACGTCTGGATTCAGCGACAATTTTCGGATATTACGTTAAGGATCCGACTGCCTATGGGGTAGTGGAATTTGACCAGGACGGAAATGTTCTGTCTATTGAGGAGAAGCCAAAGAAGCCTAAATCACACTATGCAGTGCCAGGCTTATACTTTTACACAAATGAAGTAATTGAAATAACAAAAAATCTTAAGCCCTCTGCCAGAGGAGAACTCGAAATAACAGATGTCAATACTGAGTTCCTTAAAAGGAACAAGCTTAAAGTCGAAATCATGGGCCGCGGGATGGCCTGGTTTGACACAGGAACCTATCAGGGACTGCTGGAAGCAGGTAATTTTGTAGAAGCAGTTCAAAAAAGACAGGGACTGTATATAGCTTGTGTGGAAGAAATCGCGTATATAAAGGGTTTTATCGGAAAGGAACAGCTGCTTTCACTAGCATCTAATCTGGATAAGACAGATTACGGCACTTACCTGAAAGAACTTGCTGTTTGA
- a CDS encoding glycosyltransferase family 2 protein, with protein MKDTAIIILTYNGIKNTIDCIESLKKQTYKNYDIVLVDNKSEDYTVEIVKARFRNVLVIENMENLGYAGGNNVGLSYCISMGYKYVFVINNDITLEPDALEKLIHFSESHNDVCVVGPVNHSFFNKEETQFLYSSLLMEKYEFRVYTDAENGRKEYETDYVNGAAMLIKTQVLKDIGLFDDNYFLFWEESDLCLRIRRHGYKCMVLTDSVIYHKESASFSDTNYSPLKNYYLQRNKLYFFKKNFSTSYNFRFYLYCLDRTVKMLVKCLLKKPASFYGLLKAFFYAYTDFMFKRMGNRNAIIQK; from the coding sequence ATGAAGGACACTGCAATAATAATTCTGACCTATAACGGGATAAAAAACACTATAGACTGCATCGAATCTTTAAAAAAGCAGACTTATAAAAACTATGACATTGTGCTGGTGGATAATAAGTCGGAAGATTATACGGTAGAAATCGTCAAAGCCCGCTTTCGTAATGTATTGGTTATTGAAAACATGGAGAATCTTGGATATGCGGGTGGCAATAACGTCGGACTTTCCTATTGCATAAGTATGGGATACAAGTATGTATTCGTCATTAATAACGATATCACCCTTGAGCCTGATGCTTTAGAAAAGCTTATCCATTTTAGCGAAAGTCATAATGACGTATGTGTGGTAGGCCCGGTAAACCATTCATTTTTTAATAAAGAAGAAACACAATTTCTTTACAGCTCCCTTCTGATGGAAAAATATGAATTCAGAGTTTATACTGATGCTGAAAACGGCAGGAAGGAATATGAAACAGATTATGTAAACGGAGCTGCAATGCTAATCAAAACACAAGTGCTTAAAGATATAGGTTTATTTGACGACAATTACTTTCTATTCTGGGAAGAGTCGGATTTGTGTCTCAGGATAAGACGTCACGGCTATAAGTGCATGGTACTGACTGATTCGGTAATATACCATAAGGAAAGTGCATCATTCAGTGATACAAACTATTCACCTTTAAAAAATTACTATCTGCAAAGAAACAAGCTTTACTTTTTTAAGAAAAACTTCAGTACAAGTTATAATTTCAGATTTTATTTATACTGCTTGGACAGGACTGTTAAAATGCTTGTCAAATGTCTTTTAAAGAAACCCGCAAGCTTTTATGGTTTGCTCAAAGCATTCTTTTATGCATATACAGACTTCATGTTCAAAAGAATGGGTAATAGAAACGCAATAATACAGAAATAG
- a CDS encoding metallophosphoesterase: protein MLKLVMRDSLKLAKQKKMMVILAALLILVILNLYLSNTWVEVNIYNINPDKLPEEFNGYTIVQLSDIHFRNLRGLKKDFMGIAEEKAGKMGIRIDCVCITGDLIDNGRGIITRVADYVGEIAKKYPVYFVGGNHDYKPGISGFEKLLSDRGAVILENDAVKITRGKAHMWMVGISDHQYGMDRPDLAFRDVAIQDFSITMIHEPVTFKELAKNGADFVMSGHTHAGQIRLPFLPVLYSPGQGFFPEYGYGFYTTERPDNAKAVMYVSKGIGYTGDRIGVRFTNRPEIAMFILKKK, encoded by the coding sequence TTGCTAAAGCTGGTTATGCGGGATAGCTTAAAGTTAGCTAAACAGAAAAAAATGATGGTTATACTGGCAGCACTTCTTATACTGGTAATTCTGAATTTATACCTCAGCAACACCTGGGTTGAAGTAAATATATATAACATAAATCCGGATAAGCTTCCTGAGGAATTTAACGGGTACACCATAGTACAGCTGAGTGATATTCATTTCAGAAATCTGAGAGGATTAAAGAAAGACTTCATGGGAATCGCTGAAGAAAAAGCGGGCAAAATGGGTATAAGAATTGACTGCGTCTGTATTACGGGAGACTTGATAGACAACGGCAGGGGTATTATTACCCGGGTAGCCGATTATGTCGGTGAGATAGCAAAAAAATATCCCGTTTACTTTGTAGGTGGAAATCACGATTACAAGCCAGGGATAAGTGGCTTTGAAAAGCTTCTTTCAGATAGGGGTGCAGTTATACTTGAAAATGATGCTGTAAAAATAACAAGAGGCAAAGCCCATATGTGGATGGTAGGTATTTCGGACCATCAGTACGGGATGGATAGGCCGGATTTGGCATTTAGGGATGTTGCCATACAGGATTTCAGTATAACGATGATCCACGAACCTGTAACATTCAAAGAGCTGGCAAAAAACGGAGCGGATTTTGTAATGTCGGGGCATACCCATGCAGGACAGATCAGACTTCCATTTCTGCCTGTCCTATATTCCCCGGGACAAGGATTCTTCCCTGAGTATGGGTATGGTTTTTATACAACTGAGCGTCCCGATAATGCTAAGGCGGTTATGTATGTGAGTAAAGGAATCGGTTATACGGGCGACAGAATAGGAGTACGGTTTACAAACCGGCCGGAGATTGCAATGTTCATATTAAAGAAAAAATAA
- a CDS encoding glycoside hydrolase family 99-like domain-containing protein: MKIIAMHLPQFHRIPENDKWWGTGFTEWVNVRNSKPVFEGHNQPRVPYNEYYYDLTDREARVWQAQLAKKYGIYGFCYYHYWFNGKKLLEKPIEALLEDKEPDFPFCLSWANEPWSRAWEGKETQVLMPQVYGAEPEWKEHIDYLIKFFKDPRYIKIDNKPVFLIYRTSSIPDLDRMIELWTKEVKNSGLQGIYLIETLNSFQKVSNTELSDAVMEFEPMFTIKHEISPAAKIKRLLNKKTGQPDILDFNSIWNIILKRRNVYGKKTIFRGAFSGWDNSPRKGKKATILKHGSPGKFGHYLRQLAQQKTRININEDYIFINAWNEWAEGAYLEPDCSTGFAYLEEIKRLVNETNTGKEGKIHGYLSSNSYI, translated from the coding sequence ATGAAAATTATTGCAATGCATTTGCCGCAGTTTCACAGAATACCTGAAAATGACAAGTGGTGGGGTACGGGGTTCACCGAATGGGTGAATGTCCGAAACTCCAAGCCGGTATTTGAAGGCCACAATCAGCCCCGGGTACCTTACAATGAGTATTACTATGACCTTACCGATAGGGAAGCCCGTGTATGGCAAGCCCAATTAGCAAAAAAATATGGTATTTACGGTTTTTGCTACTATCATTATTGGTTCAATGGAAAAAAACTGCTGGAAAAGCCCATTGAAGCACTTCTTGAGGACAAGGAGCCGGACTTTCCATTCTGTCTTTCATGGGCAAACGAGCCTTGGTCAAGAGCCTGGGAAGGCAAAGAAACACAGGTACTGATGCCTCAAGTTTATGGTGCTGAACCTGAATGGAAGGAGCATATAGATTATCTTATAAAATTCTTTAAAGACCCAAGATATATAAAGATCGACAACAAGCCAGTTTTTTTAATATACCGCACATCAAGCATCCCTGATCTTGACAGGATGATAGAATTGTGGACCAAAGAAGTAAAAAACTCGGGCTTGCAAGGTATATATCTTATTGAAACTCTGAACTCATTCCAGAAGGTATCAAATACTGAATTATCCGATGCAGTTATGGAATTTGAGCCAATGTTTACGATAAAACATGAAATAAGCCCGGCTGCCAAGATAAAAAGGTTATTGAATAAAAAAACGGGTCAACCGGATATTCTGGATTTCAATTCAATATGGAATATCATACTCAAAAGAAGGAATGTGTATGGCAAAAAAACCATCTTCAGGGGAGCATTTTCAGGCTGGGATAATTCACCCCGAAAAGGCAAAAAAGCTACCATTCTCAAGCACGGATCTCCCGGAAAGTTTGGGCATTATTTGAGACAGCTTGCACAGCAGAAAACAAGAATAAACATAAATGAAGATTACATATTTATAAATGCATGGAACGAGTGGGCTGAAGGGGCTTATCTCGAGCCGGATTGTTCCACGGGATTCGCATATCTTGAAGAAATCAAGCGGTTAGTGAATGAAACAAATACAGGAAAAGAGGGTAAAATTCATGGATATCTCAGTAGTAATAGTTACATATAA